The following proteins come from a genomic window of Proteiniphilum propionicum:
- a CDS encoding beta-L-arabinofuranosidase domain-containing protein, whose translation MKKVNLIILFFIVINMCTKSQLKQPTTDLYLNNRTPLITKPFMELPVGTVRPEGWLKSQLLKMKNGMTGHLDSLYSEVMGPRNGWLGGDGDVWERGPYWIDGLLPLAYILDDSLLKAKVQPWVEWTLKSQRPDGYFGPSVDRKPEEGLQRTNAQDWWPKMVVLKFMKSYYEATGDERVIPFMTNYFKYQLKELPQKPLNHWTRWGQQRGGDNLMVVYWLYNITGEKFLLDLGDLITGQTIDWTNSFLEGNMLNRLFGVHCVNLAQGMKQPIIRYQATKDTKHIDAINKGFSDLMRAHGWPNGLYGADELLHTGNPTHGSELCTAVELMFSLEKMVEITGNVAWADWLERVTFNALPTQVTDNYDARQYYQQLNQVEISRHQRNFVTSYNGTDQLFGLLTGYPCCTSNLHQGWPKFTKHLWFASEDNGLAALFYSPCMVTAKVGSGTAVKIEETTDYPFDESIHFQIEIMDKKIESTEFPFYLRIPEWCSEATIKINNEIRLKAKGGNIERLSRKWKSGDKVELILPMSVIITRWYEGSAAVERGPLLYALRMEEKWTKVRDDRKFGSRYGDWYYEVHSDSPWNYCLKEESIKPENIKTDFQVVKKRMKGYPWNVNNAPIEIKTKGKRINEWQLYNSSAGPQPFSVQYQSETLPEEEITLIPYGCTTLRIAEFPITRK comes from the coding sequence ATGAAGAAAGTAAACTTGATCATTTTATTTTTTATTGTAATAAATATGTGCACCAAGTCTCAATTAAAACAACCGACAACAGATTTATATTTAAATAATCGTACACCATTAATTACAAAACCATTTATGGAACTCCCAGTAGGGACAGTACGCCCTGAAGGGTGGCTGAAAAGCCAGTTGCTAAAGATGAAAAACGGGATGACAGGACACCTTGACTCTCTTTACAGTGAGGTTATGGGGCCTCGAAATGGATGGCTGGGAGGCGACGGAGATGTATGGGAAAGAGGGCCTTACTGGATTGACGGGCTGTTGCCTTTAGCATACATCCTGGATGACAGCTTGCTAAAAGCCAAGGTCCAACCCTGGGTGGAGTGGACATTGAAAAGTCAGAGGCCTGATGGTTATTTTGGCCCCTCTGTAGATCGGAAACCGGAAGAGGGATTACAAAGAACAAATGCACAGGACTGGTGGCCAAAAATGGTTGTATTAAAGTTCATGAAATCATATTATGAGGCAACTGGCGATGAGCGCGTCATTCCTTTTATGACAAACTATTTTAAATACCAATTAAAAGAGCTGCCCCAGAAACCCTTGAATCATTGGACACGTTGGGGACAACAACGGGGAGGAGATAACTTAATGGTCGTTTATTGGCTTTATAACATTACCGGTGAAAAATTTCTATTGGATCTGGGTGATTTAATCACCGGGCAAACTATCGACTGGACAAATTCTTTTTTGGAGGGAAATATGCTTAACAGGCTCTTTGGCGTACATTGTGTGAATCTGGCACAAGGCATGAAACAACCAATTATCCGGTATCAAGCCACAAAGGATACAAAACATATTGATGCTATTAACAAAGGATTTTCCGATTTGATGAGAGCGCACGGTTGGCCTAATGGATTATATGGTGCGGACGAGCTGTTGCATACCGGAAATCCGACCCATGGTTCTGAACTTTGTACTGCGGTTGAACTAATGTTTTCTTTGGAAAAAATGGTTGAAATTACAGGAAATGTAGCATGGGCAGACTGGCTGGAAAGAGTTACTTTTAATGCATTACCCACACAGGTGACTGACAATTACGATGCACGGCAATATTACCAGCAACTTAATCAGGTAGAAATATCACGCCATCAAAGAAATTTTGTAACCAGCTACAACGGCACCGATCAATTATTTGGGCTTTTGACTGGATATCCCTGTTGCACTTCAAACCTGCACCAGGGTTGGCCTAAATTTACAAAGCACCTTTGGTTCGCGTCAGAAGATAACGGTTTAGCAGCACTTTTTTATTCGCCTTGTATGGTAACTGCAAAGGTAGGATCCGGTACTGCTGTGAAAATTGAGGAAACAACAGATTATCCATTCGACGAGTCAATTCATTTCCAAATAGAGATTATGGATAAAAAAATAGAATCGACAGAGTTCCCATTCTATTTGCGAATCCCTGAGTGGTGCAGCGAAGCTACTATAAAAATTAACAATGAAATTCGATTAAAGGCGAAAGGCGGAAATATTGAAAGACTATCAAGAAAATGGAAATCAGGAGATAAAGTGGAGCTAATACTACCAATGAGTGTTATTATCACCCGTTGGTATGAAGGATCTGCAGCAGTTGAAAGGGGGCCGCTTTTATATGCTTTGCGTATGGAGGAAAAATGGACAAAGGTTCGGGATGACCGCAAGTTCGGTAGCAGGTATGGCGACTGGTATTACGAAGTTCACAGCGATTCTCCCTGGAACTACTGTTTAAAAGAAGAATCAATTAAGCCGGAAAATATTAAAACCGATTTTCAGGTAGTGAAAAAAAGGATGAAAGGATATCCCTGGAATGTTAACAATGCACCCATTGAGATTAAAACAAAAGGGAAGCGGATAAATGAATGGCAATTGTACAACAGTTCTGCAGGGCCCCAACCATTTAGTGTTCAATACCAGTCGGAAACTTTACCCGAAGAAGAAATCACTTTAATCCCTTATGGTTGCACAACATTAAGGATAGCTGAATTTCCAATTACAAGAAAATAA
- a CDS encoding formylglycine-generating enzyme family protein codes for MVLIPSGIFQCDSYRTGDSFISYPENPTSNGDKVVMKKFYMDKYSVTNRQYREFLEATGYQPNDTANFLKHWTNNQIPKGQENYPVMYVTLEDAKAYAKWAGKRIPTEIEWQYAAQTEKGNEWPWIQEKPVEREEEFITNTLSVWKIKGINPNRCNLGDGSLYPVGKYKDGANPYGLNDLVGCVWQLTNDVYDNTTYRYIMLKGGSYFLPTSSFWYVQGGPRELNFRQYLLRLSPSFERKATVGFRCVKDAL; via the coding sequence ATGGTTCTCATTCCATCAGGCATATTCCAATGCGACAGCTACCGGACAGGGGACTCATTCATCAGTTATCCCGAAAATCCAACATCAAATGGAGATAAAGTGGTAATGAAAAAATTCTACATGGATAAATACTCGGTCACCAACAGACAATACCGGGAATTTCTGGAGGCAACAGGATATCAACCAAATGATACGGCAAATTTTCTAAAGCACTGGACAAACAATCAAATTCCCAAAGGGCAAGAGAACTATCCTGTAATGTATGTAACTCTTGAAGATGCAAAAGCCTATGCTAAGTGGGCAGGAAAACGTATTCCGACCGAAATAGAATGGCAGTATGCGGCTCAGACCGAAAAAGGCAACGAATGGCCATGGATACAGGAAAAACCAGTGGAAAGGGAAGAAGAATTCATCACGAATACTCTTTCTGTCTGGAAGATAAAAGGAATAAACCCAAACCGATGTAATTTGGGCGATGGTTCACTTTACCCGGTTGGAAAATATAAGGATGGAGCAAACCCATACGGATTAAATGATTTAGTCGGTTGTGTATGGCAGTTGACAAATGATGTATATGATAATACCACTTATAGATATATAATGTTAAAAGGAGGAAGTTATTTCTTACCCACATCTAGTTTTTGGTATGTACAGGGGGGCCCTAGAGAATTGAATTTTAGGCAATATTTATTACGGCTCTCACCATCGTTCGAAAGAAAAGCAACGGTTGGGTTCCGCTGCGTCAAGGATGCTTTATAA
- a CDS encoding SusC/RagA family TonB-linked outer membrane protein: MKKTHSNSKWKGFLFAMLWTVSCGLFAQNITVNGSVTDAKGMSVIGATVMVENNANIGTVTDIEGNYRLNNVPSNASLQFSYVGMVTQIIPVKGRTDIDVVMASDAELLDELVVVGYGTMQKKQVTSSITSLSASDLPKGVGGSSIANALQGKVAGLVMSGTASPNSGNTFQLRGMASINTSRAPLIVIDGMPGGDIRTLSAEEIQSIDVLKDASAGAIYGTRATGGVILVTTKKASTGKLQATYTSELLLKKAFGKPDLLNAQDYIATYEGAKNDEGHETDWWVEALRDNPTSQRHIVTLQGGQETARIFASLMYDENKGVLRGDDRQDYAGRINTDFKLLNEWLDVSSHLSYRQAKRNQSSPSIEGIMRANPTQAVRDPSSQTGWNIWTTGDNTEMNEIGEAALKTNEGMDKWFRPDVSLKLNILPVEGLSYQHTFAYENRQWERHYYRSMFSREELRAGRKGWAEMNYSKTELFNTDGYLSYLNEFGLHTVNAVAGYSYFERNGDGFNAANGNFTNDRVMFWNLGEGTRLTEGLASMGSSKNITERLMAYFMRANYSYNDTYMATASARREGSSKFAVNNRWGNFWSLSGGWRLSNESFLEDVNWLNDLKLRVAYGVTGNEGFSANYAARMYGSDTRWLMPTGNWAMSYGATTNLNEDLGWEEKHEWNVGVDFSVLDNRLYGKLDFYRRNIEGLIYSVEVPQPPNTESSMYKNIGTMNNRGWEIELGADIVRGRNWNYNTSLNLTHNKTFIGSLWGNQTYINGGYINNWVEYAHRIEENVEVGSYFMYRYAGVSEGRFQIYDKDDNVIFSDDGTVDDRVYQKNFTPIIMAGWTHNLGYKNWDFNMTLTSWIDFDIYNAIELEYGLRNVAQGNMLYDAIEKNGHITGRPSPSDYFLYDGTFLKIQNLSLGYTLAMRKYTDMINSIRFYFTGDNVYTFTKYPGLNPEIDITGWDAGIERKGNIYPQTRTFTFGLQLNF; encoded by the coding sequence ATGAAAAAAACACATTCAAATTCCAAATGGAAAGGATTTCTGTTTGCCATGTTGTGGACAGTATCCTGTGGGCTATTTGCCCAGAACATTACGGTAAATGGATCTGTAACCGATGCTAAAGGCATGTCAGTTATCGGTGCTACCGTTATGGTGGAAAACAATGCCAATATTGGTACAGTTACCGATATAGAAGGCAATTATAGATTAAACAATGTTCCTTCTAATGCTTCACTGCAGTTCAGTTATGTAGGAATGGTTACCCAAATCATTCCAGTAAAGGGTCGCACCGACATCGATGTAGTCATGGCTTCGGATGCCGAACTATTGGACGAGCTGGTGGTAGTGGGATATGGAACAATGCAAAAGAAACAGGTTACCAGTTCCATTACTTCACTATCTGCAAGCGACCTGCCGAAAGGTGTGGGTGGTTCTTCCATTGCTAACGCATTGCAGGGAAAAGTTGCTGGTTTGGTAATGTCAGGTACGGCAAGCCCCAACTCAGGAAACACTTTCCAGCTGCGGGGTATGGCATCAATCAACACATCGCGGGCACCACTAATTGTAATTGACGGTATGCCGGGCGGTGACATCCGCACTCTTTCAGCAGAGGAGATTCAATCGATCGACGTATTAAAGGATGCTTCTGCAGGTGCGATCTATGGTACAAGAGCTACAGGTGGTGTAATATTAGTTACAACCAAGAAAGCGTCTACTGGTAAATTACAAGCTACCTACACGAGTGAGCTGCTTCTCAAGAAAGCATTCGGTAAACCTGATCTACTTAATGCACAAGATTATATTGCAACTTATGAAGGTGCGAAGAACGATGAAGGGCATGAGACTGACTGGTGGGTTGAAGCCTTGAGAGACAATCCCACATCTCAGAGACATATAGTGACACTGCAGGGAGGACAGGAAACTGCCCGTATTTTTGCATCATTAATGTATGACGAAAACAAAGGTGTTTTACGTGGAGACGACCGCCAGGATTATGCAGGCCGTATCAATACAGATTTCAAATTGCTTAATGAATGGCTTGATGTTTCATCACACTTAAGCTACAGACAAGCAAAACGTAATCAGAGTAGCCCTTCTATTGAAGGAATTATGCGCGCCAATCCTACACAGGCTGTGCGTGACCCCAGCAGTCAGACTGGATGGAACATTTGGACAACAGGTGATAATACCGAGATGAACGAGATAGGTGAAGCAGCACTCAAAACTAACGAAGGAATGGATAAATGGTTCCGTCCCGACGTGTCTCTAAAATTGAATATCCTGCCAGTCGAAGGCTTGTCTTATCAGCATACTTTTGCTTATGAAAACAGACAGTGGGAAAGACATTATTATCGTTCAATGTTCTCTCGTGAAGAGCTTAGAGCAGGTCGCAAAGGATGGGCCGAAATGAACTACAGTAAAACCGAACTGTTTAATACCGACGGTTACTTGTCATATCTTAACGAATTTGGTCTGCATACAGTAAATGCTGTTGCAGGTTATAGCTATTTCGAAAGAAATGGTGACGGATTTAATGCTGCTAACGGTAATTTCACCAATGACCGCGTAATGTTCTGGAACCTTGGCGAAGGAACGAGATTAACAGAAGGACTCGCCAGTATGGGATCTTCAAAAAACATTACTGAGCGACTGATGGCTTATTTCATGCGTGCAAACTATTCATACAATGATACGTATATGGCGACTGCCTCTGCACGACGTGAAGGATCAAGTAAATTTGCTGTAAACAACAGATGGGGTAACTTCTGGTCACTATCCGGAGGATGGCGTCTATCAAATGAAAGCTTCCTTGAAGATGTAAACTGGCTAAATGACCTGAAACTTCGTGTTGCTTATGGTGTAACTGGTAATGAGGGTTTCTCTGCCAATTACGCGGCAAGAATGTATGGTTCTGATACCAGATGGCTGATGCCAACAGGAAACTGGGCAATGAGCTATGGAGCCACAACTAATCTTAATGAAGACTTAGGATGGGAAGAAAAACATGAGTGGAACGTAGGGGTTGACTTTTCAGTACTTGACAACAGATTATACGGTAAACTCGATTTCTACAGACGTAACATTGAAGGTTTGATCTACAGCGTGGAAGTTCCTCAACCACCTAATACAGAATCAAGCATGTATAAGAACATCGGAACAATGAACAACCGTGGTTGGGAAATTGAACTTGGTGCAGATATTGTAAGAGGAAGAAACTGGAATTACAATACATCATTAAATCTGACTCACAACAAAACTTTCATCGGTTCACTTTGGGGAAATCAGACTTATATCAACGGAGGTTACATCAACAACTGGGTTGAATATGCTCACAGAATTGAAGAGAATGTTGAAGTAGGAAGCTATTTCATGTATCGCTATGCAGGTGTAAGTGAAGGACGTTTCCAGATTTATGACAAAGATGATAATGTAATCTTCTCTGATGATGGAACTGTTGACGACCGCGTTTATCAGAAGAACTTCACTCCTATTATCATGGCAGGATGGACTCACAATTTAGGATATAAAAACTGGGACTTCAATATGACTCTTACCAGCTGGATCGATTTTGATATCTATAATGCTATCGAACTTGAATATGGTTTAAGGAACGTGGCTCAGGGCAATATGCTGTACGATGCAATTGAAAAGAACGGACATATTACAGGGCGCCCCTCTCCAAGTGATTATTTCCTCTATGACGGAACTTTCCTGAAGATTCAGAACCTATCATTAGGATATACTTTAGCAATGAGAAAATATACTGATATGATCAATTCAATCAGATTCTATTTTACAGGAGATAACGTATATACTTTCACCAAATACCCAGGATTGAATCCCGAAATTGATATCACAGGATGGGATGCCGGTATTGAGAGAAAAGGCAATATTTATCCACAAACCAGAACATTCACTTTTGGCCTTCAGTTAAACTTCTAA
- a CDS encoding transposase → MSFTASSVKKEFSSEQLTSYSGLSVTSDFINHCGIYRRLEHLFPTTRHNASRFSTAQILSSVLLASLCGVHRLKRIENFTFDALVSRLLKLPKNIDEDTIRRHLTGLGERGARSLHELLLDFTGLQVSRCGLKRVTLDCDSSTFTVYGNQQGAEVGYNSHKKGAKSYHPILCFVTEMKLLVNSWLRPVQATPQTAFVNLSKKPWPLFPKKVEKVFFRADSGFFQWWIV, encoded by the coding sequence ATCTCATTTACTGCCAGTTCAGTAAAGAAAGAGTTCAGTTCAGAACAATTAACGTCATATTCAGGGTTAAGCGTAACCTCTGATTTTATCAACCATTGCGGCATTTATCGTCGGTTGGAACATCTTTTCCCAACCACCCGGCACAATGCAAGCCGTTTCAGTACAGCCCAAATACTCTCAAGTGTCCTGTTGGCTTCGTTGTGCGGTGTTCACCGTTTGAAGCGGATTGAAAATTTCACCTTTGACGCCTTGGTTTCCCGCTTGTTGAAGTTACCCAAGAACATTGACGAGGACACCATACGCCGCCATTTGACAGGTTTGGGTGAAAGGGGCGCCCGTTCGCTTCACGAGTTGTTATTGGATTTTACCGGCTTGCAAGTTTCCCGTTGCGGGTTAAAACGCGTGACGCTTGATTGCGACTCAAGCACATTTACCGTTTACGGCAACCAACAAGGAGCTGAAGTGGGTTACAACTCGCATAAAAAGGGCGCGAAAAGCTATCACCCCATCTTATGTTTCGTCACGGAGATGAAACTGCTTGTCAATTCGTGGCTCCGCCCGGTTCAAGCTACACCTCAAACGGCGTTTGTGAATTTGTCAAAGAAACCTTGGCCGCTCTTCCCCAAAAAGGTGGAGAAGGTTTTTTTCAGGGCAGACAGCGGCTTTTTTCAATGGTGGATTGTTTGA
- a CDS encoding transposase, whose protein sequence is MLAGQTWQPVDPRTATCRFIHQCSGWRNPRMFYAVRIIKQMVEVDYFGEKQFVPEYEYFCYCSNLKGLDALQLHTLYGSRSESENWIEQTKNSLCAGKTITHDFWVNDILWQLSSFAYSLSVLMRYRGDFWVWRQEHSTFREWFIRVPGKVVKSGRQVTVKMPKEYYRKAGWRDFEQRITTTMTG, encoded by the coding sequence TTGCTTGCCGGGCAGACATGGCAACCGGTTGACCCACGGACGGCGACCTGCCGGTTTATACATCAATGTAGCGGTTGGAGGAATCCCCGCATGTTTTATGCCGTGCGCATCATAAAGCAAATGGTTGAAGTCGATTATTTTGGCGAAAAACAATTTGTACCCGAGTATGAGTACTTTTGCTATTGCTCGAACCTGAAAGGATTGGATGCCTTGCAGCTCCATACCCTTTATGGATCCCGATCAGAGAGTGAGAATTGGATCGAGCAAACCAAAAACTCGCTTTGTGCGGGAAAAACCATCACGCATGATTTTTGGGTAAACGATATTCTTTGGCAACTTTCGTCATTTGCCTACAGTTTATCGGTGCTCATGCGATACCGGGGCGACTTTTGGGTTTGGCGCCAAGAGCACTCTACCTTCCGAGAATGGTTTATCCGAGTGCCGGGTAAAGTGGTGAAATCCGGCAGGCAGGTCACGGTAAAAATGCCTAAGGAGTATTACCGAAAAGCGGGGTGGCGTGATTTTGAGCAGCGA
- a CDS encoding DUF4372 domain-containing protein: MYLGKYVFAQLLSFVDRYEFTKCVKRYKGNRHTRELDCWNQFVLLFFGQTLTLNSLRSISVNLRAHQHQPYHLGIKRYVDASVISRANERRDWHIFADFGNYLIRLVQPLYADFPVENANLENAIFALDSTTISVSINLCSWAEGKYSRGGSQDAHFAEFAWKYSRVYPDNRRQITRQQCVG, encoded by the coding sequence ATGTATTTGGGGAAGTATGTTTTTGCCCAACTGTTGTCTTTTGTGGACAGATACGAGTTTACTAAATGCGTCAAACGGTACAAAGGCAATCGGCATACACGGGAGTTGGATTGTTGGAACCAGTTTGTCCTGCTTTTTTTCGGACAGACACTTACGCTCAACTCGTTGCGCTCGATAAGCGTGAATTTGCGCGCACACCAACACCAGCCTTACCATTTGGGCATCAAACGATACGTTGACGCCTCGGTGATTTCGCGAGCCAACGAAAGGCGCGACTGGCATATTTTCGCCGATTTCGGGAATTATCTCATTCGGCTTGTACAGCCTCTGTACGCTGATTTTCCGGTTGAAAATGCCAATCTCGAAAATGCAATCTTCGCGTTGGATTCAACCACCATTTCGGTGAGCATCAACCTTTGCTCTTGGGCGGAAGGCAAATACAGCCGGGGGGGCAGTCAAGATGCACACTTTGCTGAATTTGCGTGGAAGTATTCCAGAGTTTATCCTGATAACCGACGGCAAATAACACGACAGCAATGTGTTGGATGA
- a CDS encoding RagB/SusD family nutrient uptake outer membrane protein, with the protein MKKYKLLITIIALIAISSIFKSCEVEPIYYSQSTPDLFFDTQEKVYQRMGRAFTHWAWCLASGQAHSNFVMLQEFTTDEMLVPSRYNDWYDGGNYLRMYHHDFTPTTRGVYDAWRAFSMGIAQAWSAKDDIDQYVNFDELGFPAGSREAVLMQLQTLSAYFYWFGLDMFGGVPLYISTKGDIQPRATDVETFKFIDSLLTEAIPQLPKKTVLGAQETGAINQAAAALLKARLYFNAESYIRKDMYAEAATICQDIIDGKYGTYALEDDWTNIFGFNNDRSTEIIWSVPSQNAISERSVGPYSSHYGMNEYWANGEIGNRYNGYCLVPSLDVEGKSYLPGSDNPSSKGTYRLGSPFAKFHDSDIRKQLNAYEGEGKWRGMFYFGELINPVTGDACHGGNRQVKPTEVLVLVDQIARIFPQAGAEADHGKEGARWGEEASGVRLAKFSPIPWLTEKTFKGNPDIPVFRLAEVYYMLAECKMRAGDKAGAATLVNEVRDRYFPKGDPDPVTATNLDEWRMLDEWMIEFIGEGRRRTDLVRWDKYTTEAWWDKPADGPSKAHFNRFPIPEQAMGSNHLIEQNPGYASAE; encoded by the coding sequence ATGAAAAAGTACAAATTATTAATAACAATAATAGCATTAATCGCTATCTCTTCCATTTTCAAATCATGTGAAGTAGAACCTATATACTATTCACAATCAACACCCGATCTGTTTTTTGATACACAAGAAAAGGTATATCAGAGAATGGGGCGTGCTTTCACTCACTGGGCATGGTGTTTGGCCTCTGGACAGGCTCACTCTAACTTTGTTATGCTGCAAGAATTCACCACAGACGAAATGCTTGTACCATCGCGTTATAACGACTGGTACGACGGTGGTAACTACTTAAGAATGTATCATCACGATTTTACCCCTACAACCCGTGGCGTTTACGATGCCTGGAGAGCCTTTTCAATGGGTATAGCGCAAGCATGGAGTGCAAAAGATGATATAGACCAGTATGTTAATTTTGACGAACTGGGATTCCCCGCAGGCAGTCGCGAAGCTGTATTGATGCAATTGCAAACATTATCGGCCTATTTCTATTGGTTCGGACTTGACATGTTTGGAGGTGTGCCTCTGTATATTTCCACAAAGGGAGATATTCAGCCACGTGCTACAGATGTGGAAACATTCAAATTCATTGACAGCCTTCTTACTGAAGCTATCCCACAATTGCCTAAAAAGACAGTTCTTGGAGCTCAGGAAACAGGAGCAATCAATCAGGCAGCAGCTGCTTTATTAAAAGCCCGTCTATACTTTAATGCAGAATCATACATAAGAAAAGATATGTATGCAGAGGCAGCAACTATCTGTCAGGATATCATTGACGGAAAATATGGCACTTATGCACTTGAAGATGACTGGACAAATATCTTCGGATTTAATAACGACCGTTCAACAGAAATCATCTGGTCAGTACCAAGTCAGAACGCCATCAGCGAAAGAAGCGTTGGCCCGTACTCTTCACACTATGGAATGAACGAATACTGGGCTAATGGAGAGATTGGTAACCGATACAACGGATATTGCCTTGTTCCTTCACTCGACGTAGAAGGTAAGTCTTATTTACCTGGGAGCGATAATCCAAGTTCAAAAGGCACATATCGACTGGGAAGTCCTTTTGCAAAATTTCACGATTCAGATATACGCAAACAGTTAAATGCGTATGAAGGTGAAGGTAAATGGCGTGGCATGTTCTATTTTGGTGAACTAATCAACCCTGTTACAGGTGATGCATGTCACGGAGGTAACCGTCAGGTCAAACCAACAGAAGTATTAGTGTTGGTTGACCAGATAGCCCGTATCTTTCCTCAAGCTGGAGCAGAAGCTGATCATGGTAAAGAAGGTGCACGTTGGGGAGAAGAAGCTTCAGGAGTTCGCTTGGCTAAGTTTTCACCAATTCCATGGCTTACTGAGAAAACATTTAAAGGTAATCCCGATATACCTGTATTCAGACTTGCAGAAGTTTACTACATGTTAGCCGAATGCAAAATGCGTGCAGGTGATAAAGCAGGAGCAGCTACTCTGGTCAATGAAGTACGCGACCGTTATTTCCCAAAAGGTGATCCTGATCCGGTAACAGCTACCAATCTTGACGAATGGCGTATGCTCGACGAGTGGATGATTGAATTCATTGGCGAAGGTCGTCGTCGTACTGACCTTGTACGTTGGGACAAATACACTACCGAAGCATGGTGGGATAAACCGGCAGACGGTCCTAGCAAAGCACACTTCAACCGCTTTCCTATACCTGAGCAAGCAATGGGTAGTAACCACCTTATTGAACAGAACCCAGGATACGCATCCGCGGAATAA